A single window of Nocardia sp. NBC_01327 DNA harbors:
- a CDS encoding type VII secretion target — MADLSVDTDAVRTFAATQDGVAGDITATGGLDTASHVAAMTPVFGLIGADFLASFAVAELLHDRDINALSARFSHLGQAAFGSAATYDSTDGSFADGLGTVAGQIGSQA, encoded by the coding sequence ATGGCCGATCTGTCGGTCGATACCGATGCGGTACGCACCTTCGCCGCGACACAGGACGGCGTGGCCGGCGATATCACCGCCACCGGCGGGCTGGACACCGCCTCCCACGTCGCCGCCATGACGCCGGTCTTCGGGCTCATCGGGGCGGATTTCCTGGCCAGTTTCGCGGTCGCCGAACTATTGCACGACAGGGATATCAACGCGCTCTCGGCGCGCTTCTCACACCTCGGGCAGGCCGCCTTCGGCTCGGCCGCCACCTACGACTCCACCGACGGATCCTTCGCGGACGGGCTGGGCACGGTCGCGGGTCAGATCGGTAGCCAGGCATGA
- a CDS encoding malate dehydrogenase — MSTAARSTPVTVTVTGAAGQIAYGLLFRIASGALLGPETPVRLRLLEIPAAVSSLEGVAMELEDGAFPLLSGIDISDDPWVGFDGANIALLVGARPRTANMERSDLLAANGPIFTDQGAAINANAAADIKVLVVGNPANTNAFIAMNNAPDVPAGRFTALTRLDHNRAIAQVAKRTGAAAADIHRVAIWGNHSATQYPDLSYATVGGRAALELIDDQPWVEHDFIPTVQQRGTAIIKARGASSAASAASAAIDHIHDWALGTAPGEWVSMAVPSDGSYGVPEGLISSFPVTCAAGEYSIVQGLEIDEFSRGRIDLSVEELAAERDAVIELGFAKRS; from the coding sequence GTGAGCACTGCCGCCCGGTCGACGCCTGTGACCGTCACCGTGACCGGCGCCGCCGGACAGATCGCCTACGGGCTGCTGTTCCGCATCGCCTCCGGCGCGCTGCTCGGCCCCGAGACCCCGGTGCGGTTGCGACTGCTCGAGATTCCCGCTGCGGTGTCCTCGCTCGAGGGTGTGGCGATGGAGCTAGAGGACGGCGCCTTCCCGCTGCTGTCCGGCATCGACATCTCCGATGATCCGTGGGTCGGCTTCGACGGCGCGAATATCGCGCTGCTGGTCGGCGCCCGGCCGCGCACCGCGAATATGGAGCGCTCCGATCTACTGGCCGCCAACGGCCCGATCTTCACCGATCAGGGCGCGGCCATCAATGCCAATGCGGCCGCGGATATCAAGGTGCTGGTGGTCGGGAACCCGGCCAATACCAATGCCTTCATCGCCATGAACAATGCGCCGGATGTGCCCGCCGGGCGGTTCACCGCGCTCACCCGCCTCGACCACAATCGCGCGATTGCGCAGGTGGCCAAGAGAACCGGTGCGGCAGCGGCCGATATCCACCGCGTCGCCATCTGGGGCAATCACTCGGCGACCCAGTACCCGGATCTGAGCTATGCCACCGTCGGCGGCCGCGCCGCGCTCGAGCTGATCGATGATCAGCCGTGGGTGGAACACGACTTCATCCCCACCGTGCAGCAGCGCGGCACCGCCATCATCAAGGCGCGCGGGGCCTCCTCGGCGGCGAGCGCGGCCAGTGCCGCTATCGACCACATCCACGACTGGGCGCTGGGTACCGCGCCGGGCGAATGGGTTTCGATGGCGGTGCCGTCGGACGGGTCCTACGGCGTGCCGGAGGGGCTCATCAGCTCGTTCCCGGTCACCTGCGCCGCGGGGGAGTACAGCATCGTGCAGGGGCTCGAGATCGACGAATTCTCGCGCGGCCGAATCGATCTCAGTGTCGAGGAGCTGGCGGCCGAGCGCGATGCGGTCATCGAGCTCGGCTTCGCCAAACGTTCCTGA
- a CDS encoding TIGR03619 family F420-dependent LLM class oxidoreductase, which produces MRYTYAEAMTNPDYYIPLAQAAEAAGFHSITIADSIAYPAESDSKYPYTPDGNREFLEGKPFIETFVLSAAIAAATTTLRLTPFVLKLPIRPPVLVAKQASSLARLSNNRFALGVGISPWPEDFDIMGVPFERRGKRLDECIEIVKGLSTGEYFEYHGEFYDIQKIKMTPAPTKPLPILVGGHSDAALRRAVRLTDGWMHAGGNAEDLDKYLARINELRSERDNPGEFEIHAVSYDAYTPDGVKRVEEKGITDVIVGFRNSYAKEHDTETLEDKIKKINWYGENVIAKVS; this is translated from the coding sequence ATGCGCTACACCTACGCGGAGGCGATGACCAACCCGGATTACTACATCCCCTTGGCCCAAGCGGCCGAGGCGGCCGGGTTCCACAGCATCACCATCGCGGACAGCATCGCCTATCCCGCGGAGTCGGACTCGAAGTATCCGTACACCCCGGACGGGAATCGTGAGTTCCTGGAGGGCAAGCCCTTCATCGAAACCTTCGTGCTGTCGGCGGCCATCGCCGCGGCCACCACCACGCTGCGACTGACCCCGTTCGTGCTGAAGCTGCCGATCCGCCCGCCGGTGCTGGTCGCCAAGCAGGCCAGTTCGCTTGCGCGCCTGAGCAATAACCGCTTCGCGCTGGGCGTGGGCATCAGCCCGTGGCCGGAGGACTTCGACATCATGGGCGTGCCGTTCGAGCGCCGCGGCAAGCGCCTGGACGAATGCATCGAGATCGTGAAGGGCCTGTCCACCGGCGAGTACTTCGAGTACCACGGCGAGTTCTACGACATCCAGAAGATCAAGATGACCCCCGCGCCCACCAAGCCGCTGCCGATTCTGGTCGGCGGGCACAGCGACGCCGCCCTGCGCCGCGCGGTGCGGCTGACCGACGGCTGGATGCACGCCGGCGGCAATGCCGAGGATCTCGACAAGTACCTGGCGCGCATCAACGAATTGCGCAGTGAGCGTGACAATCCCGGCGAATTCGAGATCCACGCCGTCTCCTACGACGCCTACACCCCGGACGGTGTGAAGCGCGTCGAGGAGAAGGGCATCACCGATGTGATCGTGGGCTTCCGCAACTCCTACGCCAAGGAGCACGATACGGAGACCCTCGAGGACAAGATCAAGAAGATCAACTGGTACGGCGAGAACGTCATCGCCAAGGTCAGCTGA
- a CDS encoding SDR family oxidoreductase, giving the protein MTIAITGSGSGIGAATAAALAAAGHDIIGIDLRNADVTADLTDPVARAAAVETVLERSGGVLDGLVLCAGVGPQVPDPNFVVEINYRATIAFLDALFPALQKGESPAAVVVSSVASTHIPWAENPINLGTEAEAFAQAGDFAGQYAYASSKNAVTVAVRQRAVEWGAARVRLNTVAPGSVNTPLLQAGLDDPRYGDAIRNFVAPIGRNGTPEEIASLIQYLLGANAGFIHGAQFVIDGGIDAQVRPTAV; this is encoded by the coding sequence ATGACCATTGCCATCACCGGATCCGGCTCGGGCATCGGAGCGGCCACCGCCGCCGCGCTCGCCGCGGCGGGACACGACATCATCGGCATCGATCTGCGCAATGCCGACGTCACCGCCGACCTCACCGATCCGGTCGCCCGCGCGGCCGCCGTCGAGACGGTGCTGGAGCGCTCCGGCGGCGTGCTGGACGGGCTGGTGCTCTGCGCCGGCGTCGGCCCGCAGGTCCCCGATCCGAATTTCGTCGTCGAGATCAACTACCGCGCCACCATCGCCTTCCTCGACGCGCTCTTCCCCGCCCTGCAGAAGGGCGAATCGCCTGCGGCCGTGGTGGTTTCCTCTGTCGCCTCCACCCACATCCCGTGGGCCGAGAACCCGATCAATCTGGGCACCGAGGCCGAAGCCTTCGCGCAGGCAGGCGATTTCGCGGGCCAGTACGCCTACGCCTCCTCCAAGAACGCCGTCACCGTCGCCGTCCGCCAGCGCGCCGTCGAATGGGGCGCCGCCCGCGTCCGCCTCAATACCGTCGCCCCCGGTAGTGTGAACACCCCGCTCCTGCAGGCCGGCCTCGACGACCCCCGCTACGGCGATGCCATCCGCAATTTTGTTGCTCCCATCGGCCGCAACGGAACTCCGGAGGAAATCGCCTCCCTGATCCAGTACCTGCTCGGCGCGAACGCCGGTTTCATCCACGGCGCCCAGTTCGTCATCGACGGCGGAATTGACGCGCAGGTCCGTCCGACGGCAGTCTGA
- a CDS encoding Rv2578c family radical SAM protein, translated as MRWQSQTLGADDGALPGLERAGFVRSVQTPEFEGITFHEVLCKSALNKVPDGGALPFGWTINPMRGCSHACRYCFARGTHEYLDLDAGDDFDNQIVVKTNVAAVLRREVHKRSWHREPVALGTNTDPYQRAEGRYRLMPGIIGALTESGTGFSILTKGTLMRRDLPLLTQAARQVPVHLAVSIAILDPELHRSLEPGTPSPRARLELVRAFTDAGFDVNVMVAPIIPYLTDSRAHLEEIFQAIADAGAASAVAFPMHLRGSTRGWFLTWLAEQHPALLRRYRTLYGRGTSVTPEYSAWLRGRIDPLLEKHGLNREQPAEPEAPAVLSQTPDPQLALFA; from the coding sequence GTGCGGTGGCAAAGCCAGACCCTCGGTGCCGATGACGGCGCGCTGCCCGGACTCGAACGCGCGGGATTCGTACGGAGCGTACAGACTCCGGAGTTCGAGGGCATCACGTTCCACGAGGTGCTCTGCAAGAGCGCTCTGAACAAGGTGCCCGACGGCGGCGCCCTGCCGTTCGGCTGGACCATCAACCCGATGCGCGGATGCTCGCATGCGTGCCGCTACTGCTTCGCGCGCGGCACGCACGAGTATCTGGATCTGGACGCCGGCGACGACTTCGACAATCAGATCGTGGTTAAGACCAATGTCGCCGCGGTGCTGCGCCGTGAGGTGCACAAACGCTCCTGGCATCGGGAACCCGTTGCGCTGGGCACGAATACGGACCCGTATCAGCGCGCCGAGGGTCGCTACCGGCTCATGCCGGGCATCATCGGCGCGCTCACCGAATCGGGCACCGGGTTCTCCATTCTCACCAAAGGCACTCTCATGCGCCGGGATCTGCCGCTGCTGACTCAGGCAGCGCGGCAGGTGCCGGTGCATCTTGCCGTCTCCATCGCCATTCTGGATCCGGAGCTGCATCGCAGTCTCGAGCCCGGCACACCGTCGCCGCGGGCGCGGCTGGAATTGGTGCGCGCCTTCACCGATGCCGGCTTCGACGTGAATGTCATGGTGGCGCCGATCATTCCGTATCTCACCGACAGTCGCGCCCACCTCGAAGAGATCTTCCAGGCCATTGCCGACGCCGGAGCGGCGAGCGCCGTCGCTTTCCCGATGCATCTGCGCGGCAGCACCCGTGGCTGGTTCCTGACCTGGCTCGCCGAACAGCACCCGGCGCTGCTGCGGCGCTATCGCACGCTGTATGGTCGCGGAACCTCGGTGACTCCGGAGTACTCCGCGTGGCTACGCGGCCGGATCGATCCGCTGTTGGAAAAACATGGTTTGAATCGCGAACAGCCGGCCGAGCCCGAGGCGCCTGCCGTGCTGTCGCAGACGCCCGACCCGCAGCTGGCACTGTTCGCCTGA
- a CDS encoding 2-oxoacid:ferredoxin oxidoreductase subunit beta codes for MTILENPLVGADLGLTGLSGVPRADGPQKAKEYTTDQEVRWCPGCGDYVILATVRGFLADLGLKRENLMFVSGIGCSSRFPYYLEAYGIHSIHGRAPAIATGLAVTRPDLSVWVVTGDGDALSIGGNHLIHALRRNVNMTILLFNNRIYGLTKGQYSPTSETGKVTKSTPMGSVDHPFNTLSIALGAEATFAARALDSDRTGLNEVLRAAAAHRGTSFVEILQDCPIFNDGSFDALRRDNAESHLIRLRHGEPIRFGAESEFAVVRNGFGLRVAPTATVAEADIVVHDAYTDNPEYAYALSRLSDQDLSHVVTGVFRSVNRSTYDDGVRAQLATAVEHKPVHENSLQQLLTGRETWTVG; via the coding sequence ATGACCATCCTTGAAAACCCGCTTGTCGGCGCCGATCTCGGGCTCACCGGACTGTCGGGTGTGCCCCGCGCCGACGGGCCGCAGAAGGCCAAGGAGTACACCACCGATCAGGAGGTGCGCTGGTGCCCCGGGTGTGGTGACTACGTCATTCTCGCCACGGTGCGCGGATTCCTCGCCGATCTGGGGCTCAAGCGCGAGAACCTGATGTTCGTCTCCGGCATCGGCTGCTCCAGCCGGTTCCCGTATTACCTGGAGGCGTACGGGATTCACTCGATCCACGGTCGTGCGCCCGCGATCGCCACCGGACTGGCCGTGACCCGGCCGGATCTGTCGGTGTGGGTGGTGACCGGTGACGGTGATGCGCTGTCCATCGGCGGCAATCACCTCATTCACGCGCTGCGGCGCAATGTGAATATGACGATCCTATTGTTCAACAACCGGATCTACGGCCTCACCAAGGGGCAGTACTCGCCGACCTCCGAGACCGGGAAGGTCACCAAGTCGACGCCGATGGGGTCGGTGGACCACCCGTTCAATACGCTTTCGATCGCGCTCGGCGCCGAAGCCACCTTCGCCGCACGGGCTTTGGACTCCGACCGGACCGGTCTCAACGAGGTGCTGCGCGCCGCCGCCGCGCATCGCGGGACCTCGTTCGTGGAGATCCTGCAGGACTGCCCGATCTTCAATGACGGCTCCTTCGACGCCCTGCGCCGTGACAATGCCGAATCGCATCTCATCCGGCTGCGGCACGGTGAGCCCATCCGCTTCGGGGCCGAGAGTGAATTCGCGGTGGTGCGCAATGGTTTCGGACTGCGAGTCGCGCCCACCGCCACCGTCGCCGAGGCCGACATCGTGGTGCACGACGCCTACACCGACAATCCCGAATACGCCTACGCCCTCTCCCGGCTCTCGGATCAGGACCTGTCACACGTGGTGACCGGCGTCTTCCGCAGCGTGAATCGATCCACCTACGACGACGGCGTTCGCGCCCAGCTCGCGACAGCGGTGGAACATAAACCAGTGCACGAGAATTCGCTGCAGCAGCTGCTCACCGGTCGTGAAACCTGGACGGTCGGCTGA
- a CDS encoding peptidylprolyl isomerase: MPSNEQRRAAAKRKLERQVANRTQRARKRKQLTIAASALGVVVAVAAGVGIYFLTRGDDSTSTTAASETPDASLASAAPPAAKAKPATVTCDYRVAQQQPSDRQVSKPGTDNISTAGTPKADLQTSQGPIGIALNPGESPCTVNSFESLAKQKFFDNTSCHRMTTGKGLQVLQCGDPTASGKGGPGYAFDNEYPTDQYDPNDQAAQTPVNYKRGVIAMANAGPDQTGHGTNGSQFFLVYGDSQLPPQYTIFGTIDDAGLATLDKVAKAGVTGGGQDGKPATDVTIQSVRID, translated from the coding sequence GTGCCGAGCAATGAACAGCGACGCGCTGCAGCGAAACGGAAGCTGGAGCGTCAGGTCGCCAACCGGACCCAGCGGGCGCGCAAGCGCAAGCAACTGACCATCGCCGCCTCAGCGCTGGGCGTCGTGGTCGCGGTCGCGGCAGGTGTCGGCATCTACTTCCTGACGCGGGGTGATGACAGCACCAGCACCACCGCCGCCTCCGAAACCCCGGACGCCTCGCTCGCTTCGGCGGCGCCGCCCGCGGCGAAGGCCAAGCCCGCGACGGTGACCTGCGATTACCGTGTGGCACAGCAGCAGCCGTCGGATCGCCAGGTGAGCAAGCCCGGCACCGACAATATCTCCACGGCCGGCACCCCGAAGGCCGACCTGCAGACCAGCCAGGGCCCGATCGGCATCGCCCTGAACCCGGGCGAATCTCCTTGCACCGTCAACTCTTTCGAGAGTCTGGCCAAGCAGAAGTTCTTCGACAACACCAGCTGCCACCGGATGACCACCGGTAAGGGCCTGCAGGTGCTGCAGTGCGGCGATCCGACCGCCAGCGGTAAGGGCGGCCCGGGGTACGCCTTCGACAACGAGTACCCGACCGATCAGTACGACCCGAACGATCAGGCCGCGCAGACGCCGGTGAACTACAAGCGCGGCGTGATCGCCATGGCCAACGCCGGACCGGATCAGACCGGCCACGGCACCAATGGCAGCCAGTTCTTCCTGGTCTACGGCGACTCGCAGCTGCCGCCGCAGTACACCATCTTCGGCACCATCGACGACGCCGGACTGGCCACGCTCGACAAGGTCGCCAAGGCCGGTGTCACCGGCGGCGGCCAGGACGGCAAGCCCGCCACCGACGTAACCATCCAGTCGGTCCGAATCGACTGA
- the hisS gene encoding histidine--tRNA ligase yields the protein MTETSSFRAPKGVPDYLPPTSAEFVAVRDGLIHTARLAGYGHIELPIFEDTALFTRGVGESTDVVSKEMWTFADRKGESYTLRPEGTAGVMRAVIQHGLDRGALPVKLAYAGPFFRYERPQAGRYRQLQQVGVEAIGVDDPALDAEVIAIADTGFRSLGLDGFRLELTSLGDETCRPQYRELLQEFLFKLPLDEETRRRAEINPLRVLDDKRPEVKEMTASAPLMIDHLSESAKAHFDLVLGYLDALGVPYVVNPRMVRGLDYYTKTTFEFVHDGLGAQSGIGGGGRYDGLMAELGGQALSGIGFGIGVDRTVLALAAEGKSATDGSRIDVFGVPLGDIAKQHLVALAAQLRGAGIRTDLAYGGRGMKSAMKAADKSGARFALVLGDREVTEGEIGLKDLSTGEQRQIPLNEAVAQLTAALTGKQP from the coding sequence GTGACCGAGACCAGCAGCTTCCGTGCCCCGAAGGGGGTCCCCGATTACCTGCCGCCCACCTCAGCGGAGTTCGTCGCCGTGCGCGACGGGCTGATTCATACCGCGCGACTGGCCGGGTACGGGCACATCGAGCTGCCGATCTTCGAGGACACCGCCCTGTTCACGCGGGGTGTCGGCGAGTCGACCGACGTGGTCAGCAAGGAGATGTGGACCTTCGCCGACCGCAAGGGCGAGAGCTACACGCTGCGGCCCGAAGGCACCGCCGGTGTCATGCGCGCGGTCATCCAGCACGGTCTCGACCGGGGGGCGCTGCCGGTCAAGCTCGCCTACGCGGGCCCGTTCTTCCGCTACGAACGGCCACAGGCGGGCCGCTACCGGCAGCTGCAGCAGGTCGGTGTGGAGGCCATCGGTGTGGACGATCCGGCGCTGGACGCCGAGGTCATCGCCATTGCCGATACCGGGTTCCGCTCGCTGGGCCTGGACGGTTTCCGGCTCGAGCTCACCTCGCTCGGCGACGAGACCTGCCGCCCGCAGTACCGGGAACTGTTGCAGGAGTTCCTCTTCAAGCTGCCGCTCGATGAGGAGACCCGCCGCCGCGCCGAGATCAACCCGCTGCGCGTGCTCGACGACAAGCGGCCCGAGGTCAAGGAAATGACGGCGAGCGCGCCGCTCATGATCGATCACCTGTCCGAATCCGCCAAGGCGCACTTCGACCTGGTGCTGGGCTACCTCGACGCGCTCGGCGTGCCGTACGTGGTCAACCCGCGCATGGTGCGCGGCCTGGACTACTACACGAAGACGACCTTCGAATTCGTGCACGACGGTCTGGGCGCGCAGTCCGGCATCGGCGGCGGCGGCCGCTACGACGGGCTCATGGCCGAGCTCGGCGGGCAAGCGCTCTCGGGCATCGGCTTCGGCATCGGCGTGGACCGCACCGTGCTCGCCCTCGCGGCCGAGGGCAAGTCCGCCACCGACGGCTCGCGCATCGACGTCTTCGGGGTGCCGCTCGGCGATATCGCCAAGCAGCATCTGGTGGCCCTCGCCGCGCAGCTGCGCGGCGCCGGCATTCGCACCGACCTCGCCTACGGCGGGCGCGGTATGAAGTCGGCCATGAAGGCCGCCGACAAGTCCGGTGCGCGTTTCGCATTGGTGCTGGGCGACCGGGAGGTCACCGAGGGCGAAATCGGCCTGAAGGACCTCAGCACCGGCGAACAGCGCCAGATCCCGCTGAACGAAGCAGTCGCACAACTGACCGCCGCCCTCACGGGCAAACAGCCCTGA
- a CDS encoding 2-oxoacid:acceptor oxidoreductase subunit alpha — MVSQRDESVATTGNGGAAEKLEKVVIRFAGDSGDGMQLTGDRFTHEAAAFGNDLATQPNFPAEIRAPQGTLPGVSSFQIQIADYDILTAGDQPDVLVAMNPAALKANLEDLARGATLILNTDEFTKRNLAKVGYAADPLGDESLSDFVVHRVPMTSLTLAATEPTGVGKKDGQRAKNMFALGLLSWMYGRPLGGTETFMREKFASTPDVAEANILAFRAGWNYGETTESFATTYEIAPATLPAGTYRQITGNTALAYGLVTAGQLAGMPVFLGTYPITPASDILHELSKHKNFGVTTFQAEDEIAGIGAALGASLGGALGVTSTSGPGLALKSETIGLAVMTELPLLIIDVQRGGPSTGLPTKTEQADLLQALFGRNGESPVAVLAPRSPADCFDTTVEAARIALTYRTPVLVLSDGAIANGSEPWSIPQVSDLPPIDPGFEPAGAEDDSFEPYARDPETLARPLAVPGTVGRAHRIGGLEKADGSGNISYEPANHELMVRLRQAKIDGITVPDLEVDDPDGKAELLLLGWGSSYGPIGEACRRARRRGVPVAQAHLRHLNPFPANLGDVLKRYRTVVAPEMNGGQLAMLLRARYLVDVQPWTKIAGLAFSAQELVGVIDAALDGSITEMEQNKAFTARARATYRTTGGK, encoded by the coding sequence ATGGTTTCGCAGCGTGATGAATCGGTGGCGACAACCGGAAACGGTGGCGCCGCAGAGAAATTGGAAAAGGTTGTAATTCGCTTCGCGGGTGACTCCGGTGATGGTATGCAACTCACCGGTGATCGATTCACGCACGAGGCCGCCGCATTCGGCAATGACCTCGCCACCCAGCCCAACTTTCCCGCCGAGATCCGCGCACCACAGGGCACGCTGCCCGGTGTCTCCTCGTTCCAGATCCAGATCGCCGACTACGATATCCTCACCGCCGGTGACCAGCCCGATGTGCTGGTGGCGATGAATCCCGCGGCCCTGAAGGCGAATCTGGAGGATCTGGCGCGCGGTGCGACCCTGATCCTCAATACCGACGAATTCACCAAACGCAATCTCGCCAAGGTCGGGTACGCCGCCGATCCGCTCGGCGATGAGAGTTTGTCCGATTTTGTGGTGCACCGGGTGCCCATGACTTCGCTGACGCTGGCCGCCACCGAACCGACCGGTGTGGGCAAAAAGGATGGGCAGCGCGCGAAGAATATGTTCGCGCTGGGATTGCTGTCCTGGATGTACGGGCGGCCGCTGGGCGGCACCGAAACGTTCATGCGGGAGAAATTCGCGTCCACGCCGGATGTCGCCGAAGCGAATATCCTCGCATTCCGGGCAGGTTGGAATTATGGCGAGACGACCGAATCCTTCGCCACCACCTACGAGATTGCGCCCGCGACGCTGCCCGCCGGCACCTACCGGCAGATCACCGGCAATACCGCGCTCGCCTACGGCCTGGTCACCGCCGGACAACTCGCCGGAATGCCGGTCTTCCTGGGCACCTACCCGATCACCCCGGCCTCGGACATCCTGCACGAACTGAGCAAACACAAGAACTTCGGCGTCACCACCTTCCAGGCCGAGGACGAGATCGCTGGAATCGGTGCGGCACTGGGTGCTTCACTCGGCGGGGCGCTCGGCGTCACCAGCACCTCCGGGCCCGGACTCGCACTCAAGAGCGAGACCATCGGACTCGCGGTCATGACCGAATTGCCGCTGCTGATCATCGATGTGCAGCGCGGTGGGCCCTCGACCGGTCTGCCGACCAAGACCGAGCAGGCCGATCTGCTGCAGGCGCTGTTCGGGCGCAATGGCGAATCGCCGGTGGCCGTGCTGGCCCCGCGCTCGCCCGCCGACTGTTTCGACACCACGGTCGAGGCGGCGCGCATCGCGCTCACCTACCGCACCCCGGTGCTGGTGCTCTCCGACGGCGCCATTGCCAATGGGTCCGAGCCCTGGTCGATTCCGCAGGTTTCCGACCTGCCGCCCATCGATCCCGGCTTCGAACCCGCTGGTGCGGAGGACGATTCGTTCGAGCCCTACGCTCGCGATCCGGAGACCCTGGCCCGGCCGCTCGCGGTACCGGGCACGGTCGGCCGCGCACATCGCATCGGTGGGCTCGAAAAGGCCGATGGCAGTGGCAATATCTCCTATGAGCCGGCCAATCACGAACTCATGGTCCGGCTGCGGCAGGCCAAGATCGACGGCATCACCGTGCCCGACCTCGAGGTCGACGATCCGGACGGCAAGGCCGAACTGCTGCTGCTGGGCTGGGGCAGCTCCTACGGGCCGATCGGCGAGGCGTGCCGGCGGGCCCGCCGCCGCGGCGTACCGGTGGCGCAGGCGCATCTGCGGCATCTGAATCCGTTCCCCGCCAACCTCGGTGACGTACTGAAGCGCTATCGCACCGTGGTCGCGCCGGAGATGAACGGCGGTCAGCTGGCCATGCTGCTGCGCGCCCGCTACCTGGTGGACGTCCAGCCGTGGACCAAGATCGCCGGTCTCGCCTTCTCGGCCCAGGAGCTCGTCGGCGTCATCGACGCGGCCCTGGACGGCTCCATTACCGAGATGGAGCAGAACAAGGCCTTCACCGCCCGGGCACGGGCGACCTACCGCACAACTGGGGGTAAGTGA
- a CDS encoding NAD-dependent epimerase/dehydratase family protein, with amino-acid sequence MKVAVTGAAGFLGTNLLRQLTDRGHEVTAIDRVRPTTDTPGVTWVSGDVLDPASMRSTLDGAEVVYHLVALITLAHKNDVAWRINTEGVRTVAEAALAVGARRMVHTSSIHAFNQYTCGGHINERSPRSIDPELPVYDRSKWQGEIELRKVIDKGLDAVVCNPTGVYGPVDNTGSRINVTLWDAARGRVPVMISGGFDLVDVRDVASGLILAGERGKTGENYLLGGHFTNMLHATRLAAEINGRMKPAFAIPAKFINSLMPVMEPVAKALGSDRISKASMGALLAAPIVEHDKATAELGYRPRPAAETVRDLIAFYNGQSIKVDTQKIA; translated from the coding sequence ATGAAGGTCGCAGTCACCGGCGCTGCCGGGTTCCTTGGCACCAACTTGCTTCGCCAGCTTACGGATCGCGGTCACGAGGTGACTGCCATCGATCGCGTCCGGCCCACCACGGACACCCCCGGTGTCACCTGGGTCAGCGGCGATGTGCTCGATCCCGCCTCGATGCGCAGCACGCTCGACGGCGCCGAGGTCGTGTATCACCTGGTCGCACTCATCACCCTCGCGCACAAGAACGATGTGGCGTGGCGGATCAACACCGAGGGTGTGCGCACCGTCGCCGAGGCCGCGCTCGCGGTCGGCGCGCGCCGCATGGTGCACACCAGTTCGATTCACGCGTTCAACCAGTACACCTGTGGCGGTCACATCAACGAGCGTTCGCCGCGCTCCATCGATCCCGAGCTGCCCGTCTACGACCGGTCCAAGTGGCAGGGCGAGATCGAGCTGCGCAAGGTCATCGACAAGGGCCTGGATGCCGTGGTGTGCAACCCGACCGGTGTGTACGGTCCGGTCGACAACACCGGCTCCCGTATCAACGTCACCCTGTGGGACGCCGCGCGCGGGCGGGTGCCCGTCATGATCAGCGGCGGTTTCGACCTCGTCGACGTGCGCGATGTCGCCAGCGGCCTGATCCTGGCCGGCGAGCGCGGCAAGACCGGTGAGAACTACCTGCTCGGCGGCCACTTCACCAATATGCTCCACGCCACCCGGCTCGCCGCGGAGATCAATGGGCGGATGAAGCCTGCCTTCGCCATTCCGGCCAAGTTCATCAACTCGCTCATGCCGGTCATGGAACCGGTCGCGAAGGCGCTCGGCAGCGACCGCATCTCGAAGGCTTCCATGGGCGCGCTGCTGGCGGCGCCGATCGTCGAACACGACAAGGCCACAGCCGAACTCGGCTACCGGCCGCGGCCCGCCGCGGAGACCGTGCGCGACCTGATCGCCTTCTACAACGGGCAGAGCATCAAGGTCGACACGCAGAAGATCGCTTGA